One stretch of Candidatus Baltobacteraceae bacterium DNA includes these proteins:
- a CDS encoding copper amine oxidase N-terminal domain-containing protein, translating into MVAQDQGSMPPANFGSPPSGQYPILFNDHHVYAKPDTLRQGRVLAALVRGGTVLIPLRSMFEQMGATVSYDPASKTVTVSKPGSEVKVTVGQPEVIINGESRPLDVPPMIYHGIILVPVRVISEGMGAYVQWVPDRQIVVVRYIPATPPPSAPPTAAPTVAPTVAPTPTPVPVATPYKEIFVAGDYIFSPKVYNEFSPGNTGTGSSYDIHGAWEFDAFNIPWMIGGNFEQFQYPHTCAGGVATPTADCYVTTIGGLGSTAVPAFTAKDTDVDARLGIKVADPRIYIGVGYLFRSTNYGYPRLNGVGFGAEKLPDLNQALSWFGSAYYYPNTKGNFTDPSGNVYTLSYNFLKYQIGFDYVFGNSPIFIEAGWQGLSGTNKTNAPVNYTANGPFAGIGIKF; encoded by the coding sequence GTGGTTGCGCAAGACCAAGGTTCGATGCCGCCGGCCAACTTCGGATCTCCGCCGTCCGGCCAATACCCAATTCTCTTCAACGATCACCACGTTTACGCGAAACCCGACACGCTCCGGCAAGGACGCGTGCTTGCGGCGCTGGTGAGAGGCGGTACCGTGCTGATCCCTCTGCGCTCGATGTTCGAGCAAATGGGGGCGACGGTTTCGTACGATCCGGCCAGCAAGACCGTAACGGTCAGCAAGCCCGGTTCGGAAGTGAAGGTTACGGTCGGGCAACCCGAAGTGATCATCAACGGTGAATCGCGTCCGCTGGACGTGCCGCCGATGATTTATCACGGCATCATCCTCGTGCCGGTTCGCGTCATCTCGGAAGGAATGGGTGCCTACGTGCAGTGGGTTCCCGATCGTCAAATCGTCGTCGTTCGGTATATTCCGGCGACGCCGCCGCCGAGTGCGCCGCCGACCGCAGCACCCACCGTCGCGCCGACGGTCGCGCCCACGCCGACTCCTGTTCCGGTGGCAACACCATATAAGGAAATCTTCGTGGCCGGCGACTACATCTTCTCGCCGAAGGTCTATAACGAATTCAGCCCGGGTAACACGGGAACGGGCAGCTCGTATGACATTCACGGCGCGTGGGAGTTCGACGCGTTCAACATCCCCTGGATGATTGGAGGCAACTTCGAGCAGTTCCAATATCCGCACACGTGCGCCGGCGGCGTGGCTACGCCGACTGCCGACTGCTACGTGACAACGATCGGCGGACTCGGTTCGACTGCGGTGCCGGCCTTTACGGCCAAAGACACCGACGTCGATGCGCGTCTGGGCATCAAGGTGGCTGATCCGCGGATTTACATCGGCGTAGGCTATCTGTTCCGTTCAACCAACTACGGCTATCCGCGTTTGAACGGGGTTGGGTTCGGCGCCGAGAAGCTCCCGGATCTGAATCAGGCGCTCTCGTGGTTCGGTAGTGCCTACTACTATCCGAATACCAAGGGCAACTTCACGGATCCGTCCGGGAACGTCTACACGCTCAGCTACAACTTCCTGAAGTACCAGATCGGCTTCGATTACGTCTTCGGGAACAGTCCGATCTTCATCGAAGCCGGCTGGCAGGGCCTGAGCGGTACGAACAAGACCAACGCTCCGGTCAACTACACGGCCAACGGACCCTTCGCGGGTATCGGCATCAAGTTCTAG
- the rpsD gene encoding 30S ribosomal protein S4, with the protein MSRYIGPVCRLCRRETASSKTGEKIKLFLKGDRCLSKKCAVERRGTAPGQKTAGKQRTKISEYGRQLREKQKMRRYYGVHETQFENYFREAARIPGQTGRTFMQLLERRLDNVVYRLNLANSRAQARQLVTHRHFRVNGKIVNVPSYIVKPGDVISIGERSLKSPVFEANLEVARSRRPPEWLEWNDGENTGRVTQLPAREQIDTPVDEQLIVEYYSR; encoded by the coding sequence ATGTCGCGTTACATTGGACCAGTATGCCGTTTGTGCCGGCGTGAAACCGCCTCGAGCAAGACCGGCGAGAAGATCAAACTCTTCCTCAAAGGCGATCGCTGCCTCTCCAAGAAGTGCGCGGTCGAACGCCGAGGAACGGCGCCCGGTCAGAAGACCGCCGGCAAGCAACGCACGAAGATTTCCGAATACGGCCGCCAGCTGCGCGAGAAGCAGAAAATGCGCCGCTATTACGGCGTGCACGAAACGCAGTTTGAGAATTATTTCCGTGAGGCCGCGCGCATTCCGGGTCAGACCGGTCGTACGTTCATGCAATTGCTCGAGCGCCGCCTCGACAACGTGGTGTACCGTCTAAACCTGGCGAACAGCCGCGCTCAGGCCCGTCAGCTGGTAACGCATCGCCATTTCCGCGTGAACGGCAAAATCGTCAACGTGCCGTCGTATATCGTCAAACCCGGTGACGTGATCTCGATCGGAGAGCGCAGCCTCAAGTCGCCCGTGTTCGAGGCGAATCTGGAGGTCGCGCGTTCGCGCCGTCCGCCGGAGTGGCTGGAGTGGAACGATGGCGAGAACACCGGCCGGGTGACGCAGCTGCCGGCGCGTGAGCAAATCGATACTCCCGTCGACGAGCAACTCATCGTCGAATACTATTCTCGCTAG
- the rpsK gene encoding 30S ribosomal protein S11 — MAAKKQTKTRRKREVKNVQSGVTHVHASFNNTIVTISDPHGNVVSWASAGNLGFKGSKKSTPFAAQMAAESAARKAMEHGMKSTEVFVKGPGAGREAAIRSLQAAGLEITMIKDVTPIPHNGCRPPKRRRV; from the coding sequence TTGGCTGCCAAAAAGCAAACGAAGACGCGGCGGAAGCGTGAGGTCAAAAACGTCCAGTCGGGCGTGACTCACGTGCACGCGTCGTTCAACAATACGATCGTCACAATCAGCGATCCGCATGGCAACGTGGTCTCTTGGGCCTCGGCAGGCAACCTCGGCTTCAAAGGATCGAAGAAGTCGACGCCGTTTGCTGCGCAGATGGCTGCCGAATCGGCCGCGCGCAAGGCGATGGAACACGGCATGAAGAGCACGGAAGTGTTCGTCAAGGGTCCCGGCGCCGGACGCGAAGCGGCCATTCGTTCGCTTCAAGCCGCCGGCCTCGAGATCACGATGATCAAAGACGTTACGCCTATTCCTCATAACGGCTGCCGCCCGCCCAAGCGCCGCCGCGTGTAA
- a CDS encoding nucleotidyltransferase family protein: protein MNAVITAGGPIGGEFALLAGTDRKALAPVRGRTLIARTIEALVGCGIERIAVVGNDAVGAECGALAPVKMVRDAGSGGANVLGALDAWPDDAALLYLTCDLPYIDERALQWFLERIDPCALSMPLTAHDAFSRRFPGAPPFGITLAGERVVNGGVFHLPAGSRARIRALASMLFDARKAPWKMAAIAGPSVLVRFAFRQLSVAALEARAQRVLDVPVAAVRDAPPELAYDIDVLTEYRYALDHA from the coding sequence ATGAACGCCGTCATTACGGCCGGCGGTCCGATCGGCGGCGAGTTCGCGCTGCTTGCCGGAACCGATCGCAAGGCGCTCGCGCCCGTTCGCGGACGCACCTTGATCGCACGCACGATCGAAGCGCTGGTGGGATGCGGCATCGAGCGAATCGCCGTCGTGGGCAACGACGCCGTCGGTGCGGAATGCGGGGCGCTCGCGCCGGTGAAGATGGTACGCGATGCCGGGTCGGGTGGAGCGAACGTGCTCGGCGCGCTCGACGCCTGGCCCGACGATGCGGCTCTGCTCTATCTGACCTGCGATCTGCCCTACATCGACGAGCGCGCGCTGCAGTGGTTCCTGGAACGTATCGATCCTTGCGCGCTGAGCATGCCGCTCACCGCGCACGATGCGTTCTCCCGGCGCTTTCCCGGCGCACCTCCGTTCGGAATCACGCTTGCCGGTGAGCGCGTCGTCAATGGCGGCGTTTTTCATCTGCCGGCGGGCTCACGTGCGCGGATCCGGGCATTGGCGAGCATGCTGTTCGATGCACGCAAGGCGCCGTGGAAGATGGCGGCGATCGCGGGACCGTCGGTGCTGGTCCGTTTCGCTTTTCGACAGCTATCCGTCGCGGCGCTCGAAGCGCGCGCGCAGCGCGTCTTGGACGTCCCCGTCGCAGCCGTGCGCGACGCACCGCCCGAACTCGCCTACGACATCGACGTCCTAACAGAGTACCGGTACGCGCTCGATCATGCCTAA
- a CDS encoding MFS transporter has product MPKPAHPARITLLWFGVQLIWGAVLGISLQARTVQLAAGSSLATFAEISASGAFAAGLTQLVVGPLSDHLRRRGRRRSGFYLLGAIFGSGAVLALYAAPTAGTLLASFVALQFSLNLIIGPYQAVIPDTLPPQRFGFASGWLAALGSAGNATGAVLAAFLGNGEILGIALALGLLSAALGTLLHLRGVPLQPLSERPPFALTRTLVDLFISRAMVYLGFYTVLGYLYFFVAAVLPRGFVLDATRASGLCILLFTALGTAGAMIAARPADRSDERLVVTAGGGLVCVSLVVLALAQALPVLPLAIAAAGVGWGIFLCADWAFACRLLPPNAMATTMAVWNLAVVGPQLLAPLVASLLLSRLGTLNSGAGPRDAMLLASAELLIGTGWIWRLPLTRTGK; this is encoded by the coding sequence ATGCCTAAGCCGGCACATCCCGCACGCATCACGCTGCTGTGGTTCGGCGTCCAATTGATTTGGGGGGCTGTACTCGGCATCTCGCTGCAAGCCCGAACGGTACAACTGGCCGCGGGTTCGTCACTCGCTACGTTTGCAGAGATTTCGGCAAGCGGTGCGTTTGCCGCCGGGCTCACGCAGCTGGTCGTCGGGCCGCTCTCCGACCATCTGCGTCGTCGCGGTCGGCGGCGCAGCGGGTTTTATCTTCTCGGCGCGATCTTCGGAAGCGGCGCCGTGCTCGCGTTATACGCCGCGCCCACCGCCGGCACGTTGCTGGCCTCGTTCGTCGCACTCCAGTTTTCGCTCAACCTGATCATCGGCCCATATCAAGCGGTGATTCCGGATACGCTGCCGCCGCAACGGTTCGGATTCGCCTCGGGATGGCTGGCTGCGCTCGGCAGCGCGGGCAATGCGACCGGTGCCGTGCTGGCCGCGTTTCTCGGAAACGGGGAGATTCTCGGGATTGCTTTGGCGCTCGGCCTCCTCAGCGCCGCGCTCGGCACGTTGCTGCACCTCCGCGGCGTTCCGCTGCAGCCGCTCTCGGAACGCCCGCCGTTCGCATTGACGCGCACGCTGGTCGATTTGTTCATCTCGCGTGCGATGGTCTACCTCGGGTTCTACACCGTGCTCGGATACTTATATTTCTTCGTCGCCGCGGTCTTACCGCGGGGATTCGTTCTCGATGCGACCCGCGCAAGCGGGCTGTGCATCTTGCTCTTCACCGCCTTGGGAACCGCGGGTGCGATGATCGCGGCGCGACCGGCCGATCGCAGCGACGAACGCCTAGTGGTGACGGCCGGCGGCGGCCTCGTCTGCGTTTCGCTCGTGGTGCTGGCGCTCGCGCAAGCCTTGCCGGTGCTGCCGTTGGCGATCGCAGCAGCCGGCGTCGGGTGGGGTATATTCCTCTGTGCCGATTGGGCATTCGCGTGCCGGTTGCTCCCGCCGAACGCCATGGCCACGACGATGGCGGTTTGGAACCTGGCGGTGGTCGGACCCCAGCTCCTCGCGCCGCTGGTGGCGAGCCTGCTCCTCTCGCGATTGGGAACGCTGAACTCCGGCGCCGGGCCGCGCGACGCGATGCTCCTGGCAAGTGCCGAATTACTCATCGGTACGGGGTGGATCTGGCGTTTACCGCTTACCCGGACAGGGAAATAG